Below is a genomic region from Euzebya sp..
CGGACGCGAGGTCGGCTCCGCGCCCGGTGCCGGCCAGGTCGTCGGCGATGCGCTGGGCCTCCGCGCGGCCGAGGACCCGGTCGGCGGTGCGGGCCAGCACCCGGGCGACGTTGGTGTCGACTCCCACGACGTCGCGCCCGAAGGCGAACGCCAGGACCGCTCGCGCGGTGTACGGCCCGATCCCCGGCAGCGCGAGCAGCGCCTCGAGGTCGTCGGGCACCTCCCCGCCGTGGTGGGCGACGAGGGCGGTGGCGCAGCGGTGCAGGTTGACCGCGCGGCGGTTGTAGCCGAGCCCCTGCCAGGCGGTGATGACGTCGGCGACGGGTGCGGCCGCCAGCGCGGCCGGTGTCGGGAAGGCGCGCATGAAGGCCGTCCAGGCGGCCGCCGCGCGCTCGGCCTGGGTCTGCTGGGCCATGATCTCGCTGACCAGCACCCCGTAGGGCGTCGTGCCGGCCCGCCACGGAAGGCGGCGCGTGGCCGGGTCGTGCCAGGCCAGCACCCGGTCGGCGACCGCGTCAGCGCGCACGAGGTCCCCCACGGCCCCCGTCGGGTACACCGGTGCTGGCCGCCCCGGCGACCGCCACCGCCTCCACCCACAGGACCCCGCCATGCGCCAGCTGCTGCCGTCCGCCCGCGACGCCGTCGACGCCTACGACGCCTACCGGCCCGACGACCCGCGGGCGCCGTTGGTCCGGGTGAACATGGTGACGAGCGTCGACGGTCACGTGACCGACGCCGATGGCCTGAGCGGTGGGCTGGGAGGAGACGGGGACTCCCAGGCCTTCTCGGCCATGCGCCACCTCTGCGACGCGGTGGTCGCGGGTGCGGGCACGGTCCGCGCCGAGGGGTACGGGCCGATGCGGGTGCGGGAGGGGTGGGGAGCCCGCCGTCGCCGAGACGGGCGGGAGGATCCGGCGCCGATCGTCGTGGTCACGGCCAGCGTCGACCTGGACGTCGGCTCGCCGCTGTTCACCGAGGCGGTGGCCCCCACCATCGTGCTGGCCCCCGAGGACGCGCCCGCCGACCGGGTGGCGGGCGTCCGCGACGCCGGCGGCGTGGTCGTGGGCGCCGGGAGCGGCCGCGTCGACCTCCCCCTCGGGCTGGCGCGGCTGCGAGACGAGCACGGGCTCGCCCACCTGCTGGTCGAGGGCGGTCCGTCGCTGAACGCCGACCTGCTCGCGGCGGGCCTGGTCGACGAGCTCTGCATCACG
It encodes:
- a CDS encoding A/G-specific adenine glycosylase produces the protein MGDLVRADAVADRVLAWHDPATRRLPWRAGTTPYGVLVSEIMAQQTQAERAAAAWTAFMRAFPTPAALAAAPVADVITAWQGLGYNRRAVNLHRCATALVAHHGGEVPDDLEALLALPGIGPYTARAVLAFAFGRDVVGVDTNVARVLARTADRVLGRAEAQRIADDLAGTGRGADLASALMDLGAGTCTARRPRCDTCPLAVVCGWRGGPGPDPAAAGAHRPRAQGTWTGSSRQARGRLVDAMRAGPISRGEAAALAGERGQAVIDALIADGLVEATSDGFGLAGWTGRD
- a CDS encoding dihydrofolate reductase family protein; this encodes MRQLLPSARDAVDAYDAYRPDDPRAPLVRVNMVTSVDGHVTDADGLSGGLGGDGDSQAFSAMRHLCDAVVAGAGTVRAEGYGPMRVREGWGARRRRDGREDPAPIVVVTASVDLDVGSPLFTEAVAPTIVLAPEDAPADRVAGVRDAGGVVVGAGSGRVDLPLGLARLRDEHGLAHLLVEGGPSLNADLLAAGLVDELCITLAPTLAGGTDPRRVVDGLGVPLPLRLSRLLEHDGELLATYVPAA